In Gemmatimonadaceae bacterium, the genomic stretch GCCCCAAAGCTACCCCCTCCCTACCTTGGTGCAACTCATCAGGCCGAGGGAATTCCGATGGTTCGTCGACTGCTCACGACGTGTAGCGTCGCGCTCTGCATTGGCGCGCTCGCAACGCCGCTCGCCGCGCAGGCACCGAGGGCAGGTACTGCGACGCTCGCCGCGCCATCGCGAGCCGCGTCGGTGGCCGGTGTGTCACGACCCTCCGAATCTGGCTTCGCCCGCGGAACGATCCTGCCGCAACAGGGGCTCCGGGCACGTGGCCGACCGGTGTCCTACATGGTGACCGGCGCTGCCGCATTCGTGGGTGGCCTGCTGATCGGCGACGATATCGGCACCGTGATCGCGGTCGGCGGGCTCGGACTCGGCGTCTACGGCCTGTATCTCTACACGCGCTGACTCGGGCATTCCTCTTTCCCGCACCGACCATTCCATGTCATGGACCGCCTCGAAGGTCACCGCCGTCCTCGCCGTGCCCGCGGTAGAACCCAGCCTCGCGTTCTGGGAGCACCGCCTCGGCTTCACCAGGGTCGTGGAGGTTCCGCACGGCGACGCGTTAGGCTTCGTGATCCTCGTGAAGGGCGCGACCGAGGTCATGCTGCAGAGCGTCGCGTCGATCCGCGAAGATCTGGCGGGCGGTGGCGACGTACCCGGCACCTCGACGGTGCTTTTCCTCGAACTCGATGACCTCGACGCCGCCGTGCGACAACTTGGCGACTACCCGATCGCCATGGCCCGTCGCACGACGTTCTACGGGATGGACGAGATCGGCGTGCGCGACCCTGGCGGTCACCTCATCGTCCTGGCGCAGAAGGTCGCAACGGCTGGCGGATAACACGACCTTCGGCTGGTGACGGGATGCCGGGTCGCCGGCCGTCGCTCGACCTGTGCGACGGAGTTCGCCTACGCCTTCGTCGCACGCAGCGCGAGCTGCTCGTACGCGTCCACAGCGCGCTCGAGCTCGGCCACCAACACGTGTTCCTGATCCGTGTGCGCGACGTGTACCGACCCGGGGCCAAGGAGGTACGGGGTGCCCCAGTTACCGAGGGCGGGCACGTCCGTCGCAAAGGCCGGCACGGACGTCGCGAACCCCGGCAAGGTGCCGAGTCGCACCGGGGGGACCATCACGCCCCACTCGAGTTCTGCGCGACCGTTCACCCAGCGCTCCACTTGCTCGTGGATCGTTTGTGCCGGCGTGACGAGCCGGAACATCAGGCGCGCCTCGGCGCTGGGCGCGAACACGTTGTCGGCGACGCCGCCGGCGAGCGAGCCGATGTTGACCGTGGTCTCGCCGAGCACAGGGTCAACGGGCCAGGCGATGCCGTCCAGCTCGGCGAGCAGTCGCACGAGATCGTGCGTGGCCGAGCGTCCCATGGCGGGGTAGGCGGAGTGCGCGGCCTTGCCCCGCGTGCGGACCACGACGCGCTGCGCGCCCTTGGTGCCGATGCCTAACGTGTTGTCGGTGGGTTCGCCGTTGATGAAGATGCGGTCGCGCGGCGCGAGGTGAGCGGCTGCCCATGCGTTGGCGGCGTGCGCGCCGTCATGGCAGGTCTCCTCGCCGATCACGAACAGGAGCGCAGCGCGGATGCCGCGCGCGCGCAGGCGCTCGGCGGCCATGATCATCGAGGCCGCGATGCCCTTGGCGTCGCATGCGCCGCGACCCCACAGGATGTCCCCGTCGAGGCGGGGCGGGATGAACGGCGGGACCGTGTCGAGATGCGTGGTGAGCGTGACATCGATGTCATCGGCCGACGTGGCCAGGACGCACGAGCGCCCATCGGGCGTCACCTCGATGCGACGTGTTCGCCAGTTCCGCTCGGAGAGCAGCCGATCGACCTCGTCCATCGCCTCGTGCTCGCGTCCGCTGGTCGAATCGATGGTCATGAGGCGCACGGCGAGTTCGGCGACTGACATGGGCAGGCGGGCAATTGGATGAGGCATCACCGGGACGCACGACCGCCATTCAGTCGAGCGGGTGGCTGGTCGAAGCTAATCTCCGGTTCGGCGTGTGCACCGCCCGGCGACGCCGACAACATCTCGAGGTCCTACGCTTCCTTCCGCACCCGCAGGTCGCGGGCGACGTGCGGCCTGGGCTCCATCTTCACGATCCAGAGCCCCGAGTTCATGAGGGCAAGCGGAGCGGCCGGGCGGCCTTCCCGCGACTACATTGCGACGACAGCGTTTCTCGCGGGCGACGACAGCTTTCCCCCACCATGGCCCATCCCAACTCCTTCGGCAGCCGCCAGACCCTCACGGTCGGCAGCGCGTCCTACACGATCTTCCGGCTCGACGCCCTTCGCGGTGTCGCCG encodes the following:
- a CDS encoding VOC family protein, with amino-acid sequence MSWTASKVTAVLAVPAVEPSLAFWEHRLGFTRVVEVPHGDALGFVILVKGATEVMLQSVASIREDLAGGGDVPGTSTVLFLELDDLDAAVRQLGDYPIAMARRTTFYGMDEIGVRDPGGHLIVLAQKVATAGG
- a CDS encoding M20/M25/M40 family metallo-hydrolase, encoding MSVAELAVRLMTIDSTSGREHEAMDEVDRLLSERNWRTRRIEVTPDGRSCVLATSADDIDVTLTTHLDTVPPFIPPRLDGDILWGRGACDAKGIAASMIMAAERLRARGIRAALLFVIGEETCHDGAHAANAWAAAHLAPRDRIFINGEPTDNTLGIGTKGAQRVVVRTRGKAAHSAYPAMGRSATHDLVRLLAELDGIAWPVDPVLGETTVNIGSLAGGVADNVFAPSAEARLMFRLVTPAQTIHEQVERWVNGRAELEWGVMVPPVRLGTLPGFATSVPAFATDVPALGNWGTPYLLGPGSVHVAHTDQEHVLVAELERAVDAYEQLALRATKA